The following proteins come from a genomic window of Aspergillus oryzae RIB40 DNA, chromosome 4:
- a CDS encoding uncharacterized protein (predicted protein) yields the protein MVSLATVRAHNASLKSLGSGLVAVFVGGTSGIGLYTVREFARYTVSPTVYLVGRNEAQAKQVIQELSLINPHGKFQFIKTDASLLCGVDSACEVIQRRESRINLLFLSCGIFTMKGRDVTRSLKMLFPVS from the exons ATGGTATCTCTTGCAACTGTGCGTGCCCATAATGCATCCCTAAAGAGCCTGGGCTCTGGGCTTGTTGCTGTATTTG TGGGCGGAACAAGTGGAATTGGTCTATACACAGTCCGTGAATTCGCTCGCTACACTGTTTCCCCGACTGTCTATCTTGTCGGACGCAATGAGGCGCAAGCAAAGCAGGTTATCCAGGAATTGAGCTTGATAAATCCACACGGCAAGTTCCAGTTCATTAAGACAGATGCGTCGCTCTTATGTGGTGTGGACTCGGCGTGTGAGGTGATTCAACGGCGGGAAAGTCGGATTAaccttttgtttttgagcTGTGGTATTTTCACTATGAAAGGGAGAGATG TAACGAGAAGTCTGAAAATGCTCTTTCCCGTGTCATAA
- a CDS encoding NAD(P)-dependent alcohol dehydrogenase (zinc-binding oxidoreductase) produces the protein MKAWLYSSTKGGLEKNLVFSPDARTPGSPQGDQLLIRVISTSINPADYKAPAMSTVCGKVLIATTPASPGMDFCGRVIAVGSDPAARQFTPGQLVLGCLGMPRQFGTLGEFILASANNTAPLPLGVDPDAAATIGVAGRSSYQSIVPYISTPGSRVFINGGSGGCGVYGIQIAKLLGCHVTVTCSTRNVQFCRDLGADEVIDYTAQDVLEVLKSQGQVFDHVVDHIGSPEGLYQECHSFLKPGKVFVQVGASSMLTFAHRLIRPSLLGGGKRKYVALLMKSHNDEFTQIANWIREGKIRVEFDAVYEFEDTVRAFERLRSGRTRGKIVIHVTSPDILKTMWTCVFKERIKKQETAVKQKHIRKANK, from the exons ATGAAGGCATGGCTATACAGCTCCACCAAGGGAGGCCTCGAGAAGAATCTCGTCTTCTCCCCTGACGCCCGAACCCCAGGATCCCCACAAGGCGACCAGCTCCTCATTCGGGTGATCTCCACATCCATCAACCCAGCCGACTACAAGGCCCCCGCAATGAGCACCGTCTGCGGGAAAGTCCTAATCGCAACCACACCGGCCAGTCCCGGGATGGACTTCTGCGGGCGGGTCATCGCTGTGGGGTCCGATCCTGCTGCACGGCAGTTTACTCCAGGTCAGCTCGTCTTGGGCTGTCTAGGCATGCCACGGCAATTTGGGACTCTGGGAGAATTCATACTCGCAAGTGCCAACAATACTGCTCCATTGCCGTTAGGCGTGGATCCAGATGCGGCTGCTACAATTGGGGTTGCGGGGCGGTCATCGTACCAATCCATCGTGCCCTATATATCCACTCCAGGTAGCAGGGTGTTCATAAACGGCGGGTCTGGGGGATGTGGGGTTTATGGGATCCAGATTGCGAAGTTGTTAGGGTGTCATGTTACGGTGACTTGTTCTACACGCAACGTGCAGTTCTGTCGCGACCTTGGTGCTGATGAGGTGATCGATTATACGGCTCAGGATGTTTTGGAGGTGCTCAAGTCGCAGGGACAAGTGTTTGATCATGTTGTTGATCATATTGGGTCGCCTGAGGGTCTCTATCAGGAATGCCACTCTTTCTTGAAACCTGGGAAGGTGTTCGTCCAGGTTGGGGCGTCATCAATGCTCACGTTCGCTCACCGGCTTATCCGCCCCTCGTTGCTCGGTGgtggaaagaggaaataCGTGGCCTTGCTGATGAAGAGCCATAATGACGAGTTTACCCAGATTGCAAACTGGATCCGAGAGGGAAAGATCCGGGTTGAGTTTGATGCAGTATATGAATTTGAGGACACCGTCAGAGCATTTGAGCGACTACGTTCGGGGAGGACAAGAGGGAAGATTGTCATTCATGTCACAAGCCCTGACA TACTGAAGACCATGTGGACATGCGTATTCAAAGAAAGGATAAAAAAGCAAGAAACAGCAGTCAAACAGAAACATATAAGGAAAGCTAATAAGTAA
- a CDS encoding uncharacterized protein (NADH:flavin oxidoreductases, Old Yellow Enzyme family), with protein sequence MAEAMADKTRVPDQKFTRAYGEWGKGRWGALLTGNIQVDPRNLGNYYDLATRESAPREDQLNAWKQYAASCQEQGTPAIAQICHPGRQSPRGAGERGIFGTPIAPSPVPLKIGEGCAATIIRNIAFDVPKEMTVSDIKQVVQQFVNSARFLAECGFAGVELHAAHGYLLSQFLSPKSNIRHDKYGGSPEARARIVLEIIKETRAVVPENFCIGLKLNSADHSASDFEDTMKQIGLFAESGIDFLEVSGGTYEDPTMMGRGLKEEIASETVQRTAAREAFFFDFAKETRRRFPGLILMLTGGFRSRQGIQAALKGGACDIVGIGRPAVVCPNFPELIMDDKYTDDEAKVILGKVPTPLWARIFQIRVLGGGAETQFYAGQIKRMATGYATHAP encoded by the exons ATGGCTGAGGCTATGGCAGATAAGACCCGCGTGCCTGACCAGAAGTTCACACGGGCTTACGGCGAATGGGGTAAAGGCAGATGGGGTGCCCTCCTGACCG GAAATATTCAGGTTGATCCACGTAATCTTGGAAATTATTATGACCTTGCAACTCGTGAATCCGCACCGAGAGAGGATCAATTAAATGCATGGAAGCAATACGCCGCCTCCTGCCAGGAGCAGGGTACGCCAGCTATCGCTCAGATTTGCCATCCTGGTCGCCAGTCCCCGAGAGGGGCAGGGGAAAGAGGCATCTTTGGGACGCCAATCGCACCTAGCCCAGTTCCGCTGAAGATTGGGGAAGGCTGTGCGGCCACCATCATCAGAAACATTGCTTTTGATGTTCCTAAAGAAATGACCGTTTCGGATATTAAACAGGTAGTGCAGCAATTTGTGAATTCTGCCCGGTTCTTAGCGGAATGCGGTTTTGCTGGGGTTGAGCTCCATGCTGCTCATGGTTATCTTTTGT CACAATTCTTGTCCCCGAAG AGTAATATACGTCATGATAAGTACGGCGGTAGTCCTGAAGCGCGCGCTCGTATCGTTCTTGAAATCATCAAAGAAACCCGCGCCGTGGTGCCAGAGAATTTCTGCATCGGACTCAAGCTCAACTCTGCGGACCATAGCGCGTCGGACTTTGAGGACACTATGAAACAGATTGGTCTCTTTGCGGAGTCTGGAATAGACTTCCTTGAGGTATCAGGTGGGACATATGAGGACCCAACA ATGATGGGCCGTGGGCTGAAAGAAGAGATTGCATCCGAGACTGTCCAGCGtacagcagcaagagaagccttcttctttgactttgctaAGGAAACGAGGAGACGCTTCCCAGGTCTCATCCTCATGCTCACTGGAGGCTTCCGTAGTCGGCAAGGTATTCAGGCCGCCTTAAAAGGCGGAGCGTGTGATATCGTCGGCATCGGGCGCCCAGCAGTTGTTTGCCCAAACTTCCCTGAACTGATCATGGATGATAAATATACAGATGATGAGGCAAAGGTCATTCTGGGAAAGGTACCAACCCCTCTATGGGCGAGAATCTTTCAGATCCGTGTCTTGGGTGGAGGTGCGGAAACG CAATTTTACGCTGGACAGATTAAACGTATGGCTACCGGGTATGCTACCCATGCGCCGTGA
- a CDS encoding alpha/beta hydrolase (hydrolases of the alpha/beta superfamily): MPRREDVKIPATQITDLMIAVSCLLPEKCYPPPPVIIMGHGFGAVKAGGLFPFAERFAEAGYAAVMFDYLFFGESDGLPRNLLSISRELQDFRDVIAWVRRQTDKWDINRVIAWGASFGGMHVTTLMAEDHDLLAGIMQGPCVDGLAASRQVPVYKTLRLLPLSLFDWMLSLFSSKAIYIPLVGDGKHGSSLAMMSGSEAMAGWKRLTTDLGADFVNKVTARTILTIPFSRPIKKVHRSRKPLLVVVTTWDNEAPLHKAKQAVRLAPLGEGFRVPGGHFDLYAGGVAFEDNIRRQLQFLQKVLA, encoded by the coding sequence ATGCCACGAAGGGAGGATGTCAAGATCCCAGCCACACAAATAACAGACCTGATGATCGCCGTCAGCTGTCTTCTTCCGGAAAAATGTTATCCACCCCCTCCGGTTATCATCATGGGTCATGGATTCGGGGCAGTTAAAGCAGGGGGACTCTTTCCATTCGCAGAGAGATTTGCGGAAGCCGGGTATGCGGCTGTCATGTTtgattatctcttctttggagaaAGTGATGGTTTACCAAGGAATCTACTCTCAATCTCTCGGGAGCTACAGGACTTCCGAGATGTCATCGCGTGGGTCAGAAGACAAACGGATAAATGGGATATCAATCGTGTTATCGCCTGGGGCGCTAGCTTTGGGGGTATGCATGTTACGACGCTAATGGCTGAAGATCATGACCTTCTTGCCGGTATTATGCAAGGACCATGTGTCGATGGCCTAGCAGCGTCTAGGCAGGTACCTGTGTACAAAACCTTGCGGCTGCTACCTTTGTCTCTGTTTGACTGGATGCTCTCTCTATTCTCGTCTAAGGCAATATATATCCCTCTAGTCGGTGACGGGAAGCATGGATCTTCATTGGCTATGATGTCCGGATCTGAGGCAATGGCTGGATGGAAGAGACTCACTACAGACCTTGGAGCGGACTTTGTGAATAAAGTCACAGCCCGCACAATTCTTACGATTCCCTTTTCCCGTCCTATAAAGAAAGTTCATCGCAGCAGAAAGCCACTCTTGGTGGTTGTTACGACGTGGGATAATGAGGCGCCGTTGCACAAGGCTAAGCAAGCAGTACGGCTGGCACCTCTTGGAGAGGGATTTAGGGTTCCTGGAGGGCATTTTGATCTGTATGCAGGAGGTGTTGCCTTTGAAGACAACATTAGACGGCAATTACAGTTCCTCCAGAAGGTCTTGGCATAG
- a CDS encoding zinc-binding alcohol dehydrogenase family protein (zinc-binding oxidoreductase): MSATIPDSMQALVGNRLATARLANYALGKPCGDGVKVQTVPTPNISDTEILVRVKAVALNPTDFKHVDFLAPKGAIIGCDFAGTVAKVGSKAPGNWKVGDRAAGWVHGGLYYDRGSFAEFLKVPGDLAWKVPSSVSDEAASTYGVSAVTAMLALNARLDVPWADGGPEGGQRDSPVFIYAGATSAGLYAIQVAKLAGLKVVTTASPRSHDLVKQYGADDVFDYRSPTAADEIIRAYPQINRALDCFSEGGSTDFCIKVVQKAKGKVVTLLDRGKTTDDGVEVDFLLGYGAFNLPYQWMPPVGPRFSANPSDNAALRRFYASLHDICDQLRPPPLKSIEGGLHNLPKGLDLLRKGQVAGTKLVARLE; the protein is encoded by the coding sequence ATGTCTGCTACAATCCCAGATTCGATGCAAGCACTGGTGGGAAACCGACTAGCCACCGCACGACTGGCTAACTACGCCTTGGGGAAGCCCTGCGGAGACGGAGTGAAAGTCCAAACAGTTCCCACTCCAAACATATCAGACACGGAAATCCTCGTTCGCGTCAAGGCGGTCGCGCTGAATCCCACAGACTTCAAACATGTTGATTTCCTCGCTCCGAAaggcgccatcatcggctGCGACTTCGCCGGGACGGTGGCCAAGGTGGGATCCAAAGCACCCGGCAACTGGAAGGTCGGGGACCGAGCAGCAGGTTGGGTGCACGGTGGCTTATACTATGACCGTGGTTCGTTTGCCGAGTTTCTCAAGGTCCCAGGGGACCTGGCTTGGAAGGTTCCGTCCTCCGTGAGCGACGAGGCAGCAAGTACCTATGGGGTATCTGCTGTCACCGCGATGCTGGCTCTCAATGCTCGCCTGGACGTTCCTTGGGCTGATGGTGGCCCAGAAGGAGGACAACGTGACTCGCCTGTGTTTATTTATGCGGGTGCAACGAGCGCCGGTCTCTACGCCATTCAAGTGGCTAAACTAGCCGGCTTGAAGGTCGTAACCACGGCCTCTCCACGGTCGCATGACTTGGTTAAGCAATACGGGGCGGACGACGTGTTTGACTACCGATCGCCCACCGCAGCAGACGAGATTATCCGGGCATACCCACAGATAAACCGAGCCTTGGACTGTTTTTCCGAAGGCGGGTCAACGGACTTTTGCATTAAGGTTGTGCAGAAAGCGAAGGGCAAGGTAGTCACTTTGCTAGACAGAGGGAAGACAACAGACGATGGGGTGGAAGTGGACTTTCTCCTTGGTTATGGAGCCTTTAATCTTCCATACCAGTGGATGCCTCCTGTCGGACCTCGATTTTCGGCCAACCCATCCGACAACGCAGCTCTCCGTCGGTTTTATGCATCATTGCACGACATCTGTGATCAACTGCGACCACCTCCTCTTAAGAGCATAGAGGGCGGTCTGCATAATCTCCCTAAAGGTCTGGATCTCCTTCGCAAGGGACAGGTTGCTGGTACCAAACTGGTCGCTCGTCTTGAATAA
- a CDS encoding alpha/beta fold hydrolase (predicted hydrolases or acyltransferases (alpha/beta hydrolase superfamily)): MPYLKLRDGAELFYKDWGNPDGEIVTFSHGWPLSSDNWENQMFFLAERGYRVIAHDRRGHGRSTQTWNGNNMDTFVDDLKELFEHLDIKGAMMVGHSHGGGEVTHFLGKHGTSRVKKAVLVGAVPPLMLKSAANPEGTDQSVFDSFRQAMRKDRAQFFLDVPSGPFFNFNRDGVQKSEGQIRSWWQQGMNTSFKTAYDAIKDFSETDFTEDLKKIDIPVLVLHGDDDQVVPIEASGHKSVKLLRHGKLKVYPGGSHAIHNINIEEVNKDLLDFLQS, encoded by the coding sequence ATGCCATACCTCAAACTTCGAGACGGAGCTGAGCTTTTCTACAAGGATTGGGGCAATCCAGATGGAGAGATCGTCACCTTCTCCCATGGCTGGCCACTCAGCAGCGACAATTGGGAGAATCAGATGTTCTTCCTGGCCGAGCGTGGCTACCGAGTCATTGCACACGACCGACGGGGTCATGGCCGGTCTACCCAGACTTGGAACGGTAACAACATGGATACATTTGTGGACGACCTGAAGGAACTCTTTGAGCACCTTGACATTAAAGGTGCCATGATGGTTGGACACTCCcacggtggaggagaagtgACACATTTTCTCGGCAAGCATGGAACAAGCCGCGTCAAGAAAGCTGTGCTCGTCGGAGCTGTGCCACCCCTTATGCTCAAGTCCGCGGCAAACCCAGAGGGAACCGACCAATCTGTCTTTGACTCCTTTCGACAGGCAATGCGCAAAGATCGAGCGCAGTTCTTCCTAGACGTTCCCAGTGGACcattcttcaacttcaaccgGGATGGGGTCCAGAAAAGCGAGGGACAAATTCGGAGCTGGTGGCAGCAAGGCATGAACACAAGCTTTAAGACGGCGTATGATGCAATCAAGGACTTTTCGGAGACGGACTTCACAGAAGATTTAAAGAAAATCGATATTCCAGTCCTGGTTCTTCacggcgatgatgaccaGGTAGTTCCCATTGAAGCATCTGGACACAAATCTGTCAAGCTTTTACGACACGGAAAGCTGAAGGTCTACCCTGGAGGGTCTCACGCCATCCACAACATTAACATCGAGGAGGTTAACAAAGATCTGCTCGACTTCCTGCAGTCTTGA